A part of Bacillus rossius redtenbacheri isolate Brsri chromosome 1, Brsri_v3, whole genome shotgun sequence genomic DNA contains:
- the LOC134529060 gene encoding uncharacterized protein LOC134529060, translating into MHLPLLGQRQPRVLPPLLALRRAAHLPLVGAVHEVHGVRAAHGQLVGGLEPQEPVLEHHVLGQLRVQRDLRQRRGPRHEGPLQVVAVHAVALRVAVALQVAQVVVAHLRLVAADLPVASEVPERSPGYGDGPRPRYGVYLALEAREGVEVREASPEKDVGRAGELGHAVPDPPWPGGVRGGDPQDVDAPQPRRGLVRAVQQLARAVVGDGDDHPDARVVAARALQHRLGRVLPGQAEQHGEQLADGAPPLQVAARGQHEALLVVGVAVPRAPELVAAHVGRVAVARAGLVASSREVAVDQQVRVRREARVELHHHGAQLQEHARIHSGLQHCDKAHRLTPLANTTPTYIGKVTSGLHPRGLGSEYRSKFTCVPEITSGKCCDGSLLQAIADRYLNIPALVDECYTVSKNCNIETFKKVGL; encoded by the coding sequence ATGCACCTGCCACTCCTTGGCCAGCGACAGCCACGAGTCCTGCCGCCTCTGCTGGCGCTCCGGCGAGCCGCTCACCTTCCTCTGGTCGGCGCCGTGCACGAAGTACATGGCGTCCGGGCAGCTCATGGCCAGCTGGTCGGAGGCCTTGAGCCGCAGGAACCAGTCCTCGAACACCACGTCCTCGGGCAGCTCCGCGTGCAGCGGGATCTCCGCCAGCGCCGCGGTCCTCGCCACGAAGGGCCCCTCCAGGTGGTCGCAGTACATGCAGTCGCGCTCCGAGTAGCGGTAGCCCTCCAGGTAGCGCAGGTAGTAGTTGCGCACCTCCGACTGGTAGCAGCCGACCTTCCAGTGGCCAGTGAGGTTCCGGAACGCTCCCCCGGCTACGGCGACGGCCCCCGACCTCGATATGGCGTATATCTGGCGCTCGAGGCGCGCGAAGGAGTTGAGGTGCGTGAGGCCTCGCCCGAGAAGGACGTAGGGCGTGCGGGCGAGCTGGGCCATGCGGTTCCAGACCCTCCCTGGCCGGGCGGCGTCCGCGGGGGAGACCCTCAGGACGTCGACGCGCCCCAACCTCGCCGCGGCCTGGTCCGTGCGGTTCAGCAGCTCGCGCGAGCTGTTGTCGGCGACGGCGACGACCACCCTGATGCGCGAGTGGTAGCCGCGCGCGCCCTGCAGCACCGCCTCGGGCGAGTCCTCCCCGGCCAGGCTGAGCAGCACGGTGAGCAGCTCGCTGACGGGGCGCCTCCTCTTCAAGTCGCAGCCCGGGGACAGCACGAAGCCCTCCTGGTAGTAGGGGTAGCCGTGCCGCGGGCCCCTGAACTCGTCGCCGCACACGTCGGCCGAGTCGCGGTAGCGCGGGCGGGACTGGTTGCCTCCTCCAGGGAGGTCGCCGTCGACCAGCAGGTCCGGGTCCGTCGAGAGGCGCGGGTCGAGCTGCATCACCACGGAGCGCAGCTTCAGGAGCACGCGAGGATCCACTCTGGTCTTCAGCACTGCGACAAGGCACATCGACTCACACCTCTCGCAAACACAACACCTACCTACATAGGCAAGGTGACTTCGGGTCTGCATCCTAGAGGACTGGGGAGCGAATATCGCTCCAAGTTTACATGCGTTCCTGAAATCACTTCAGGTAAATGCTGCGATGGTTCTTTACTACAGGCCATAGCCGATCGCTACCTTAATATCCCTGCATTGGTCGACGAGTGCTACACCGTGTCCAAAAACTGTAACATCGAAACTTTTAAAAAAGTGGGCTTGTAA